In one window of Chitinophagales bacterium DNA:
- a CDS encoding polyribonucleotide nucleotidyltransferase — MSLNPINVSFQLPNGAEVTIETGKLARQADGAVTVTQGNCVLLATVVANKEPKEGQSFFPLTVDYQEKFASAGRIPGSFFKREGRLSDYEVLISRLIDRALRPLFPEDYLCDVQVLVTLISSDKEVMPDSLACLAASAALAVSDIPVKEIISEVRVARVDGNFVVNPSRTELGRADMDFMIGATEKNLMMVEGESNQCSEEDLIKALELAHEAIRVQIKAQEQLRAKKGITGKRDYPKPYANEELEKKVNELAKDKMYAIAKSGTSKHERGDAFAALLAEVKEALGELADEDKKLVSKYFGDLQYYVVRDMILDDRTRLDGRKLDQVRPLAMETSILPTPHGSALFTRGETQSLTTVTLGTPLDELLIESAASSEYNKFILHYNFPPFSTGEVKPMRGPGRREVGHGNLAMRSLKQMMPGNEYPYTVRVVSDILESNGSSSMATVCAGSLALMDAGVPLPKHVSGVAMGLITRATDGKYAILTDILGDEDHLGDMDFKVTGTRDGICGVQMDIKIDGLSMDVMREALAQARNGRLHILDAMYEAIPAARPEVKPHAPRMEKLFIDKEFIGAVIGPQGKVIQEIQRVTGTTINIEEVGNVGEVSIFSPAKEGLEKALAWVKGLVAVPQVGEVYEATVKGIKEFGAFVEFLPKKEGLLHISEISWKRLETMDGVFKEGDKVKVKLIGIDHKTGKFKLSRKALMPKPEPQQQPRQEGGAPTEQA, encoded by the coding sequence ATGTCATTAAATCCCATCAATGTTAGCTTCCAGCTGCCCAATGGCGCTGAAGTAACCATAGAAACCGGCAAATTGGCCCGTCAGGCCGATGGTGCTGTTACAGTTACACAAGGTAACTGCGTATTATTGGCTACTGTTGTTGCCAATAAAGAACCCAAAGAAGGTCAGAGCTTTTTCCCCCTGACTGTAGATTATCAAGAAAAATTTGCGAGTGCAGGCCGTATCCCAGGCTCTTTCTTCAAGCGTGAAGGAAGACTGAGCGATTACGAAGTATTGATCAGCCGACTGATTGATCGCGCCCTGCGCCCATTATTCCCAGAAGATTATCTCTGCGATGTACAGGTACTGGTTACCCTGATCTCCAGCGATAAGGAAGTTATGCCTGATTCATTGGCTTGTTTGGCTGCAAGTGCTGCCCTGGCTGTTTCAGATATTCCTGTAAAAGAAATCATTTCTGAAGTACGTGTTGCCCGTGTTGATGGCAATTTCGTAGTAAACCCAAGCCGTACCGAATTAGGTCGTGCTGATATGGACTTCATGATTGGTGCTACCGAGAAGAACCTGATGATGGTGGAAGGTGAGAGCAACCAGTGCAGTGAAGAAGACCTGATCAAGGCCCTCGAACTGGCACATGAGGCTATCCGTGTGCAGATCAAAGCGCAGGAACAACTGCGTGCCAAGAAGGGTATTACCGGTAAGCGCGACTATCCTAAGCCTTATGCAAATGAGGAACTGGAGAAAAAAGTAAACGAGCTGGCTAAGGATAAAATGTATGCCATTGCCAAGTCTGGCACTTCTAAGCATGAGCGTGGTGATGCATTTGCTGCATTACTCGCAGAAGTGAAAGAAGCACTTGGTGAACTGGCTGATGAAGACAAAAAGCTGGTATCAAAATACTTTGGTGATCTGCAGTACTATGTGGTACGCGATATGATCTTGGATGACCGTACCCGTCTGGATGGTCGTAAGCTGGATCAGGTTCGTCCGCTGGCAATGGAGACAAGTATTCTGCCAACACCACACGGTTCAGCTTTATTCACAAGAGGTGAAACTCAGTCACTTACAACAGTTACTTTAGGTACTCCTTTAGATGAATTATTGATTGAAAGTGCTGCAAGCAGCGAATACAATAAGTTCATTCTGCACTATAATTTCCCTCCTTTCTCTACAGGTGAAGTAAAGCCTATGCGCGGACCCGGCCGTAGAGAAGTTGGTCACGGTAACTTGGCCATGCGCAGCCTGAAGCAGATGATGCCAGGCAATGAATATCCTTACACCGTACGTGTAGTTAGTGATATTCTGGAGTCGAATGGTTCTTCTTCAATGGCAACTGTATGTGCCGGTTCACTGGCCTTGATGGATGCAGGTGTGCCCTTGCCAAAGCACGTAAGTGGTGTGGCCATGGGTTTGATTACCCGTGCAACGGATGGTAAATATGCGATCCTGACTGATATCCTGGGTGATGAAGATCATCTGGGTGATATGGACTTCAAGGTAACAGGTACCCGTGATGGTATCTGCGGTGTACAGATGGATATCAAGATTGACGGTTTGAGCATGGATGTGATGCGTGAAGCATTGGCACAGGCGCGTAATGGTCGTCTCCATATCCTGGATGCGATGTATGAGGCCATTCCTGCTGCAAGACCAGAAGTGAAGCCGCATGCACCTAGAATGGAGAAACTCTTCATTGATAAGGAGTTCATTGGTGCGGTAATCGGACCACAGGGTAAGGTGATTCAGGAGATCCAGCGTGTAACAGGTACAACCATCAATATTGAGGAAGTGGGTAATGTGGGTGAAGTGAGCATCTTCTCACCAGCCAAAGAAGGTTTGGAAAAAGCCTTGGCATGGGTGAAGGGCTTGGTTGCAGTTCCTCAGGTAGGTGAAGTGTATGAAGCAACGGTAAAAGGTATCAAGGAATTTGGTGCTTTCGTGGAGTTCCTGCCGAAGAAAGAAGGTCTATTGCACATCAGCGAGATCAGCTGGAAGCGTCTGGAAACCATGGATGGTGTGTTCAAGGAAGGTGATAAAGTGAAGGTGAAACTGATCGGTATCGACCATAAGACTGGCAAATTCAAGCTCAGCCGCAAGGCCTTGATGCCAAAGCCTGAACCACAGCAGCAACCCAGACAAGAGGGTGGCGCGCCAACAGAACAAGCTTAA
- the rpsO gene encoding 30S ribosomal protein S15, with product MPLTKEKKASIFAEFGGAATNTGSIEGQIAHLTERISHISGHLQANKKDFSTHRGLMRLVGQRKRLLTYLQKTNLTGYRALIEKLGLRK from the coding sequence ATGCCATTAACTAAAGAAAAAAAAGCCAGCATTTTTGCAGAATTCGGTGGCGCTGCCACTAACACTGGTTCTATTGAAGGCCAGATCGCTCACCTGACTGAAAGAATCAGTCATATCAGCGGACACCTGCAGGCAAACAAAAAAGATTTCTCCACCCACCGCGGTCTGATGAGACTGGTTGGTCAGCGTAAGCGTTTACTCACTTACCTGCAGAAAACCAATCTGACTGGTTACCGTGCTTTGATCGAAAAGCTGGGTCTCAGAAAATAA
- a CDS encoding ribonuclease Z translates to MFAVTILGNNSALPAYDRHPTAQVVTLNDQLFLIDCGEGTQMQMARYKIRRSKINHIFISHLHGDHYFGLIGLLTSMGLLGRDNPLHLYAPAPLEKIIALQLEAASTTLPFTLHFHPVTRPGQILDNPKFSVEAFATQHRIPCFGYIIREKRNPRRIHKENVVAYNIPAAFYDQLKQGADYVTKDGTVIQNELVTLPNLAPRSYAFCADTIYDEQIAETVRGVNLLYHETTYLADQAERAASRFHTTTAQAAAIASKAGAEKLLIGHFSSKYETLDAFLAETKQFFPQTQLATEGTTFLI, encoded by the coding sequence ATGTTCGCTGTCACTATTTTAGGTAATAATTCTGCCCTGCCGGCTTACGACCGGCACCCCACTGCCCAGGTAGTGACCCTGAATGATCAGTTATTCCTGATTGATTGCGGGGAAGGCACGCAAATGCAAATGGCCCGCTACAAAATCCGCCGGAGTAAGATCAACCATATTTTCATCTCTCACCTGCATGGGGATCACTATTTCGGTTTGATAGGCCTCCTCACCAGCATGGGCCTGTTGGGTAGGGATAATCCATTGCATTTGTACGCACCTGCTCCACTGGAAAAAATCATTGCCCTCCAACTGGAAGCAGCCAGCACCACCCTGCCCTTTACCCTGCATTTTCATCCCGTAACAAGGCCCGGACAAATTCTGGATAATCCCAAGTTCTCTGTAGAAGCATTTGCTACCCAACACCGCATTCCCTGCTTTGGTTATATCATCCGCGAAAAGCGTAACCCTAGAAGAATTCATAAGGAGAATGTAGTTGCGTACAATATTCCGGCTGCATTTTATGACCAACTGAAACAAGGTGCAGATTATGTAACCAAAGATGGTACCGTTATTCAAAATGAACTGGTGACATTACCCAATTTGGCGCCAAGGAGTTATGCGTTTTGCGCAGACACTATTTATGATGAGCAAATTGCAGAAACTGTTCGAGGTGTTAATCTCTTGTATCATGAAACCACCTATCTGGCTGATCAGGCGGAACGTGCCGCCAGCAGGTTCCATACTACTACCGCACAAGCTGCAGCCATTGCCAGTAAAGCCGGTGCAGAAAAATTACTGATCGGACATTTCAGCAGCAAGTATGAAACTCTCGATGCATTTCTTGCCGAGACCAAACAGTTTTTCCCACAAACACAACTGGCTACAGAAGGCACTACATTTTTAATTTAA
- a CDS encoding outer membrane lipoprotein carrier protein LolA gives MKQFFLLLMATALMFNNTQAQNDPAAKKVLDAVGAKFKSYKGITAKFSIKSFTSKGKLNSTKTGDISIKGQKYVLKQGKTEVLCDATNVYSYDGAKTITVTSVEEGNQTLSPQKLLAGSYDKDFTYKLVSSAGSFHEIEMMPVDKRKSFQKVNLFVDKTKIVITRAKILDKSNNVVDFSFANLNTAAALADNLFVFNKAKYPKDVEILD, from the coding sequence ATGAAACAATTTTTCCTGCTGCTGATGGCCACGGCCTTGATGTTTAACAATACTCAGGCACAGAATGACCCTGCAGCAAAAAAAGTATTGGATGCAGTTGGCGCCAAATTCAAATCATATAAAGGCATCACAGCGAAATTCTCCATCAAGTCATTTACCAGCAAGGGTAAACTCAATAGTACCAAGACTGGGGATATTTCTATAAAGGGACAGAAATATGTACTGAAGCAGGGCAAAACCGAAGTGTTGTGCGATGCGACCAATGTCTATAGTTACGATGGTGCCAAAACCATTACCGTAACGTCTGTGGAAGAAGGCAATCAGACCCTGAGTCCGCAAAAATTATTAGCCGGCTCTTATGATAAGGACTTCACTTATAAGTTGGTCAGCTCGGCGGGCAGTTTTCATGAGATTGAAATGATGCCTGTTGATAAACGTAAGAGTTTTCAGAAGGTCAATCTTTTCGTAGACAAGACCAAGATTGTTATCACACGCGCTAAAATTTTGGATAAGAGCAATAATGTGGTGGATTTTTCTTTTGCCAACCTGAATACAGCTGCTGCACTTGCAGACAATTTGTTTGTCTTTAATAAGGCAAAATATCCAAAAGATGTAGAGATATTGGATTAA
- a CDS encoding DNA translocase FtsK: protein MANSLRKKTPPPPDPEQLSPDKEAEVNVAEVVKDERTTKIAGSVSLLFGIFLFIAFTSYLFTWQDDQDKVHQFGVRIFATADVKVTNLLGVLGAYAAHQFMFNGFGIAAYLFCTFFFVLGVNLLFGKKIFNLSRNIKYVLVGLLVISMAMAFVTPDTAFSWGGAVGELVNSWFIKWIGKVGTGALLLLATFSYFIWRFNPQFHWPEFNWIKPAEKQETFTPEPEAEPVKMDWDEAGKPIAEPPLPEEPVSQNTLKNDGGAISVIMPKDTAPEQPAFDVVEKEALPEAITAIPPADAKTVHDLYLGNEALNIEDTQESLTVEEEILEEEVEEPDEDADMELEINEGVEEAVVAAAAVSRKGLDTKYDATLDLKDYKYPSLDLLENHSNDKIVHDPTELETHKNQIIATLKNYDITIQRISATIGPTVTLYEIVPAPGVRISRIKNLEDDIALSLAALGIRIIAPIPGKGTIGIEVPNLRKSVVSMRGLLASEKFQNNHFSLPIAIGKKIDNENFIVDLASMPHLLMAGATGQGKSVGINTLLVSLLYKKHPSQLKFVLVDPKKVELSLYRVIEKHFLAKLPGEDEAIITDTKKVINTLNALCIEMDNRYDLLKEAGCRNIREYNDKFTARKLNPEKGHQYLPFIVLVVDEFADLIMTAGKEVEMPIARLAQLARAVGIHLIIATQRPSVNIITGTIKANFPARIAFKVSSKIDSRTILDAGGAEQLIGKGDMLISYNGEITRLQCAFVDTPEVERVAEFIGDQRGYPQAFLLPEYVDEKDAEGRDFDASDRDPLFEDAARLIVQNQVGSTSLIQRRMKLGYNRAGRLMDQLEAAGIVGPNLGSKPREVRFKTEAELLQYLETL from the coding sequence ATGGCCAATTCATTAAGGAAAAAAACACCGCCGCCACCCGATCCTGAGCAACTGAGTCCCGATAAGGAAGCAGAAGTGAACGTAGCGGAAGTAGTGAAAGACGAACGTACTACCAAGATTGCCGGCTCTGTGAGTCTGCTGTTTGGCATATTTCTGTTCATTGCATTTACCTCTTATTTATTTACCTGGCAGGATGATCAGGATAAAGTGCATCAATTTGGTGTACGCATTTTTGCTACTGCTGATGTAAAAGTGACCAACCTCTTGGGTGTATTAGGTGCTTATGCTGCGCATCAATTCATGTTCAATGGATTTGGTATTGCAGCTTATCTCTTCTGCACTTTCTTTTTTGTATTAGGGGTTAATCTTTTGTTTGGCAAAAAGATTTTCAATCTCTCCCGCAATATCAAATATGTGTTGGTGGGTTTATTGGTGATTAGTATGGCTATGGCATTTGTAACACCTGATACTGCTTTCAGCTGGGGTGGTGCTGTGGGAGAATTGGTGAATAGTTGGTTTATTAAGTGGATTGGTAAAGTTGGTACAGGCGCTCTATTGCTGCTAGCCACTTTCAGTTATTTTATCTGGCGTTTTAATCCACAATTCCATTGGCCGGAGTTTAATTGGATCAAGCCTGCGGAAAAACAAGAGACTTTTACACCTGAGCCTGAAGCTGAGCCGGTGAAAATGGATTGGGATGAAGCCGGCAAACCCATTGCCGAGCCCCCATTGCCTGAAGAACCTGTTAGCCAGAATACCTTGAAGAATGATGGTGGTGCGATATCAGTGATCATGCCTAAAGACACAGCACCTGAGCAGCCGGCTTTTGATGTGGTAGAAAAAGAAGCTTTACCTGAAGCAATTACCGCCATTCCTCCCGCAGATGCAAAGACCGTACATGATTTGTATTTAGGTAATGAAGCACTCAACATAGAAGACACGCAAGAATCATTGACAGTGGAAGAAGAGATACTGGAAGAAGAAGTGGAAGAACCAGATGAGGATGCCGATATGGAGCTGGAAATTAACGAAGGGGTGGAAGAAGCGGTTGTGGCTGCAGCAGCAGTCAGCAGAAAGGGTTTGGATACCAAGTATGATGCAACTTTGGATCTGAAAGATTATAAGTATCCCTCACTTGATTTGTTGGAGAATCATAGCAATGATAAAATCGTGCATGATCCAACAGAGTTGGAGACACATAAAAACCAAATCATTGCTACGCTGAAGAATTATGATATCACGATTCAACGTATCAGTGCCACCATCGGACCCACAGTAACGCTCTATGAAATTGTACCGGCTCCGGGTGTGCGTATCAGTCGTATCAAAAATTTGGAAGATGATATCGCATTAAGCTTGGCCGCATTGGGTATTCGTATTATCGCGCCAATTCCTGGCAAGGGTACAATTGGTATTGAAGTGCCCAATTTGCGCAAGTCGGTAGTGAGTATGCGTGGCTTATTGGCTTCAGAGAAATTCCAGAACAATCATTTTTCGCTGCCGATCGCTATTGGTAAGAAAATCGATAATGAGAATTTTATTGTCGATTTAGCCAGCATGCCGCACTTGTTGATGGCCGGTGCCACTGGTCAGGGTAAATCAGTTGGTATTAATACACTGCTGGTTTCATTATTGTATAAGAAACATCCTTCGCAGTTAAAGTTTGTACTCGTCGATCCAAAGAAAGTAGAATTGAGTTTGTATCGTGTGATTGAAAAGCATTTCCTTGCTAAGTTGCCCGGAGAAGATGAAGCCATCATTACGGATACCAAAAAAGTAATCAATACACTGAATGCATTGTGTATTGAAATGGACAACCGATATGATTTATTGAAGGAAGCAGGTTGCAGAAACATTCGTGAATACAACGATAAGTTCACTGCAAGAAAACTGAATCCCGAAAAAGGTCATCAGTACCTACCATTCATCGTATTAGTAGTAGATGAGTTTGCAGATTTGATCATGACCGCAGGCAAGGAAGTGGAAATGCCGATTGCGCGTCTGGCCCAGCTGGCGCGTGCCGTGGGTATTCACCTGATCATCGCTACACAGCGTCCATCGGTAAACATCATTACTGGTACCATTAAAGCCAATTTCCCTGCACGTATCGCATTTAAAGTTTCCTCTAAAATCGATAGTCGTACCATTCTGGATGCAGGCGGAGCTGAGCAGTTGATTGGTAAGGGTGATATGCTCATTAGTTATAATGGAGAAATCACCCGTTTGCAGTGTGCTTTTGTGGATACGCCCGAAGTGGAGCGTGTGGCAGAATTCATCGGTGATCAGCGTGGCTATCCCCAGGCTTTCTTGTTGCCTGAATATGTGGATGAAAAAGATGCAGAGGGCAGAGATTTTGATGCTAGCGACCGTGATCCATTGTTTGAAGATGCTGCCAGATTAATTGTTCAAAATCAAGTGGGTAGTACTTCTTTGATACAGCGCCGAATGAAACTGGGCTATAACCGGGCGGGCCGATTGATGGACCAACTGGAAGCGGCGGGCATTGTTGGGCCTAATTTGGGCAGCAAACCCCGGGAAGTACGCTTCAAAACAGAAGCAGAACTACTGCAATACCTCGAGACTTTGTGA
- a CDS encoding DUF423 domain-containing protein: MHKGFIKTAAWLGALAVALGAFGAHKLKELVSEQAVATFETGVKYQFFHVLALLLTGMLYASYPNKFILNAGRFFIAGMLLFSGSLYVLTVKTGLVLSGLSWVGPITPIGGLCFILGWVLLALGVKKA, encoded by the coding sequence ATGCATAAAGGATTCATCAAAACAGCTGCTTGGTTAGGTGCACTAGCTGTTGCACTGGGTGCATTCGGGGCGCATAAACTGAAAGAACTCGTAAGCGAGCAGGCTGTTGCTACATTTGAAACTGGGGTGAAATATCAATTCTTCCATGTTTTGGCCTTATTGCTAACTGGTATGCTCTACGCCAGCTATCCCAATAAATTTATCCTCAATGCTGGCCGCTTTTTTATAGCTGGTATGCTTTTATTTAGTGGCTCTTTATATGTACTCACTGTAAAAACTGGGCTTGTTTTGAGCGGGCTCTCATGGGTTGGCCCTATTACGCCAATTGGCGGACTCTGCTTTATCCTTGGTTGGGTATTACTGGCACTTGGCGTAAAAAAAGCTTAG